AGTGCTCACGGGCAGGTGGCGAGCAAGAGCAGCGTGAGGGGAATGTGGAGGaataaataaaaagggaaaaTCGTGGCGGCGCAGGCCCAGTGCTCACGGGCAGGTGGCGAGCAAGAGCAGCGTGAGGAGGGGATTCCTTTGTGTGGAGCAATAAATAAAAGGGCAAATCGTGTTTTAGACGAGTATGTGGGATAAGCGATAATACTACATCCTACATCCACGGAGAGACAAATGGGATACCCGCCTAAAGCACATCGCTTCCTTCCACTACCGTTACGCTGTGTTGTGCAGCCTGTGCTTACGTTGTTTACGCTGGAGCGCCAAACTCCCAAGCATCAACCAACGGCACATAGCTACAAACTAAACAACATAGTTAATTGCAAGGAACTACCACACTTCGGCACGTCGTGACGAATCAGTACCATCAGTCATTTTTTTTGCAGTTCAGTACCAGCTCAGAGCCTAAGTGTTGCGAAACGGTCTGACAGTCGTATAAGCCCGTATTGACCACGTATCTGACCGACCGGCCCAAGTGTCAGGTGCCACGGTGGCCTACCCGCTCGGTCACTCGTTCCAGCCCGGCTCGTTCGCACCATGTAGCTGGGTCGGGGCTCGTCGGACCGGAGCCAACCGCACTCTGTCCCTCTCCTCGCCCCATCGCCCTCGTCGCTCCAATCCACCGCCACTCACCGCGCAGACCGCCGCGtccgccatcgccgccgcgccATGGTCTTCGAGGATGAGAGCAGCGATGACTTGTCCAACCTGCAGATCTCCTCCTCCGAAGACGGTATGCATTATCAGGTCAGTGGTAGAGCTAGGGtgagttagggttagggtttctgATTTAAGGATTTTGGGGATTTGCTGATCTGGTTTTCTGATTTGGGGATTTGCTCCTGTAGATTCCTGCTAGCATTGAAGACCAAGACTACAATGGCTTGGAGAAGGCATCAGAAGGGCTCTGCGTGGAGCATCGGCTGCCAACTGAGCGTCGTGTAGCTTTTGAATCATTTGAGACGGGCAGGAGGTTTCTAGTTTGTGCTCAGCCTGTAAGATTCATGCTCTCTCTCTCTATGTTCACTGTAATATAGTTGGTAGCCTCTGTTTAGTAAGTTAGTACTACTGATGGAGTACTCCTACTGATGATGAAGCACATTGTTTAGTTATTTATTAGTAAGTTAGTAGCTTTGATGCTCACCTTTGTTAAACATGCCACCTGATGTTAGTAATATATATGGGCAGCAGCTTAGTTGGTAGTGGAGATGCTCATAGTttagttatttattagtactgaAGCTCACTGCAACATGTTGTGTAGGCATGTGCTCATGTATATTCATGTTTAGTTAAATTGCCCACTTTTTTGTAGTAGTATATATGACCAGCAGCTTAGTTAGCAGTGTAAATGCTAATTTTTAATTGAGGCAGTATAGGTTGCAGTAGAAGTAGCACTTTTTAGTTGACCACATGTATAGGTTGTAGTTCTTATGCTCTTAGTTGATTTTTTAAAAGTGCCCTTTCATAATTGTAATTCTTGAGAGAGTAACAATATAAATGTTTACTATATTACAGGAAAGTGAGAATTGTGGTTTTCTTGCGTGGGTTGACCCAGAGTGGCCTCCCACAATGCAAAATGCATTGTTGAAGCTTTGGGAAATGTTTGAAGACAGCAGGCATGCTAGGAGGAAGGATAACCTGGAAAGTTCACTTACTATCCACCACCTTAAAGAAGAGAAAAGGAATCTGGATGCCAACTATGACAAACTAGTTGAAGATGTCCATCAACTTCTCGGTGCACAGGAGGACAGGGTGTTGGATTTGAGCTATGTGCAAGCTAAGGAGAAGAGAGCTGAGGTTGCCAGTGCATCAGCTGTGGCTGGCATGAAGAATGAGATGGAGAAGAAAGAGGCAGAGAACTTGAAGCTGAAAGAGAAGTATAAAGTGCTGATGAACCTGCTAGAAGCTCAAGGCAGTGTCATTAGGAACCTGAAGACGAATCATTTGAAAGAGAAGGAAAAGCTAACTGAAGGCAACAACAATTTAAAGATTCAGGTTGATGAGCTCACCAAGTCTGTGAAAAAACTCACAGAAGAGAATGTGCAGCTGAACCTTCACATGTATGATCTCAAGAGGGGACATGAGAATCTGATAAAATGCAGGGATGAGTTAAAGCTCCAGCTAGCTGTTCAGTTCAATTCACTTGAGAAGAGCAAAGAGAAGTTGAAGTTGATCCATGACATCTTGAAGGAATGAGGTAGATGAAGATGATCTGGTAGATGAAGTAGAGCATACCTatcatgatatatgttgctttgatAGAAGGCTTTGCTAATCTTTTGTGAAGGGTGGTTTAGTGAAGTGTAATGTATGGATGTAGTAGTTGTGAACAATGTTGAACTCCACTATGCTATGGTCTTTAGCTAATGTTGTAAGAATCTATTAATTATGGCTGTAAGAATCTATGGTTATGTTGAACTCCACTATGCTACGTTATTTAGCTAATGCTTTCTTAGATGGCTCAAGTTATACCTCTGATGAAATATGTTGCTTTGATGGCTGTTAGATGGCTCAAGTTATACCTCTAAACTAACGAATCCTGGTCCAAATCAAACCTTAGTGACGTTTTAGCCAAAAAAACGCTAACGTGGCCACTGTCCTATAGCCAAAAAACGCTCTGAGTGGTGGCCCTGGTTATAACAGCAATGCGTGGGGGCGAACAGGAAACGGAttggggatttgggggaaaaacTAGGGTTaggcgacggcggaggcgattcctgagcgggccggcggcggaggcgatctcgcagggggcggcagcggcggcggctgcgtCCAAGGCAATGTCGTGGTCTTCGGGTCATTCTCAGGCTCCCAGCTTCCGTCGAGCCTCTGGAAGGAGAGGGGACGAATCGAGGTCGCCGGTGCCCTACCGTGAGAGCCCGATGGCGTACGAGCCGGAGAAGCTCTGCTGGTGCAGGCCGCGTTGGAAGGCCCCGAGATGGATCTCATGGAGCCATCAGAACCCAGGCGGAGGTACTACGCCTGCGTGGATGCCATGGTGAGCTTCATTTTTGTTCTATTTTTCTGTTCATTAGATCT
The sequence above is drawn from the Aegilops tauschii subsp. strangulata cultivar AL8/78 unplaced genomic scaffold, Aet v6.0 ptg000339l_subseq_43514:103354_obj, whole genome shotgun sequence genome and encodes:
- the LOC141029102 gene encoding uncharacterized protein, with amino-acid sequence MVFEDESSDDLSNLQISSSEDGMHYQIPASIEDQDYNGLEKASEGLCVEHRLPTERRVAFESFETGRRFLVCAQPESENCGFLAWVDPEWPPTMQNALLKLWEMFEDSRHARRKDNLESSLTIHHLKEEKRNLDANYDKLVEDVHQLLGAQEDRVLDLSYVQAKEKRAEVASASAVAGMKNEMEKKEAENLKLKEKYKVLMNLLEAQGSVIRNLKTNHLKEKEKLTEGNNNLKIQVDELTKSVKKLTEENVQLNLHMYDLKRGHENLIKCRDELKLQLAVQFNSLEKSKEKLKLIHDILKE